The Triticum aestivum cultivar Chinese Spring chromosome 7B, IWGSC CS RefSeq v2.1, whole genome shotgun sequence genome window below encodes:
- the LOC123161928 gene encoding uncharacterized protein isoform X2, with protein sequence MASPLTEIPDHLLAEIFLRLPDPADLARASAACVTFRQISTDGSFLRRFRRLHAPPLLGFLDYGRFRPALPPHPSAPAARALALAADFYFSFIDSYCHWTVQDSRDGRVLLDRDLRQHEQPPVFKDLAVCDPLHRRYVLLPPVPHGLAASLEHPFPMVSDARCKAFLVPLGKEEVAAAETTFRVILMANCKTSLAAFVFSSSTGQWQASASKVWSDLALGKHDMAEMSWVHPFILRRHFAYGCFYCDWVEFGSKKLLLLDTRKMEFSIADLPPREWNKEGGIAIVEAGEGRLGIFGFHGKTSSNLSYTVAWNKGESPSQWEVEKTIPLDSGYRYFIRDATQRFRGFMRNRIIIYMRHTHISTFHHHCCLQGEYEVIQGSYQIIFLCSKRPCVLIAWTLFADLNTYLADKMTCESLKDFSCLWFFVCCS encoded by the exons ATGGCGTCGCCTCTGACGGAGATCCCGGACCACCTCCTTGCCGAGATCTTCCTCCGCCTGCCCGACCCGGCCGACCTCGCCCGCGCCTCCGCAGCCTGCGTCACCTTCCGCCAAATCTCCACCGACGGCTCCTTCCTCCGCAGATTCCGCCGCCTCCACGCACCACCACTCCTCGGATTCCTCGACTACGGCAGGTTCCGTCCCGCTTTGCCGCCGCACCCATCCGCGCCCGCAGCCCGCGCGCTCGCCCTCGCCGCCGACTTCTACTTCTCCTTCATCGACTCCTACTGCCACTGGACCGTGCAGGACTCCCGCGACGGCCGCGTCCTCCTCGACCGCGACCTCCGACAACATGAGCAGCCCCCTGTTTTCAAAGATCTCGCGGTGTGCGACCCCTTGCACCGCCGCTACGTCCTGCTCCCCCCGGTACCTCACGGCCTAGCCGCCTCGCTTGAGCACCCGTTCCCCATGGTAAGCGACGCCCGGTGCAAGGCTTTCCTCGTTCCCCTCGGCAAGGAGGAGGTAGCGGCGGCAGAGACAACATTCAGAGTGATCTTGATGGCAAATTGCAAAACTAGTCTGGCTGCCTTCGTCTTCTCTTCGAGCACTGGGCAATGGCAAGCCTCTGCATCCAAGGTTTGGAGCGATTTGGCCCTTGGCAAGCACGACATGGCCGAGATGTCATGGGTCCACCCTTTTATTCTCAGGCGCCATTTTGCTTACGGCTGCTTCTACTGTGACTGGGTGGAATTCGGGAGTAAAAAGTTACTCTTGCTTGACACCAGGAAGATGGAGTTCTCCATTGCTGACCTCCCGCCCAGGGAATGGAACAAGGAAGGAGGAATAGCCATTGTGGAGGCAGGGGAAGGCAGGCTTGGGATCTTTGGTTTCCATGGTAAAACTTCATCCAATCTCAGCTATACCGTTGCATGGAACAAAGGCGAGAGTCCCAGCCAGTGGGAGGTGGAGAAGACAATCCCACTAGATTCTGGGTACAGATATTTTATCAGAGATGCAACCCAGAG ATTCAGAGGGTTTATGAGAAACAGAATTATCATTTACATGAGACATACCCATATATCAACTTTCCACCATCATTGCTGTCTTCAAGGAGAATATGAAGTG ATCCAGGGGAGTTATCAGATCATCTTTCTGTGTTCGAAGCGACCTTGTGTTTTGATAGCATGGACTCTCTTCGCAGATTTGAACACCTACCTTGCTGACAAGATGACGTGTGAGAGCTTAAAGGATTTCAGCTGCCTGTGGTTTTTTGTATGTTGTTCTTGA
- the LOC123161928 gene encoding uncharacterized protein isoform X1, protein MASPLTEIPDHLLAEIFLRLPDPADLARASAACVTFRQISTDGSFLRRFRRLHAPPLLGFLDYGRFRPALPPHPSAPAARALALAADFYFSFIDSYCHWTVQDSRDGRVLLDRDLRQHEQPPVFKDLAVCDPLHRRYVLLPPVPHGLAASLEHPFPMVSDARCKAFLVPLGKEEVAAAETTFRVILMANCKTSLAAFVFSSSTGQWQASASKVWSDLALGKHDMAEMSWVHPFILRRHFAYGCFYCDWVEFGSKKLLLLDTRKMEFSIADLPPREWNKEGGIAIVEAGEGRLGIFGFHGKTSSNLSYTVAWNKGESPSQWEVEKTIPLDSGYRYFIRDATQRRCRFRGFMRNRIIIYMRHTHISTFHHHCCLQGEYEVIQGSYQIIFLCSKRPCVLIAWTLFADLNTYLADKMTCESLKDFSCLWFFVCCS, encoded by the exons ATGGCGTCGCCTCTGACGGAGATCCCGGACCACCTCCTTGCCGAGATCTTCCTCCGCCTGCCCGACCCGGCCGACCTCGCCCGCGCCTCCGCAGCCTGCGTCACCTTCCGCCAAATCTCCACCGACGGCTCCTTCCTCCGCAGATTCCGCCGCCTCCACGCACCACCACTCCTCGGATTCCTCGACTACGGCAGGTTCCGTCCCGCTTTGCCGCCGCACCCATCCGCGCCCGCAGCCCGCGCGCTCGCCCTCGCCGCCGACTTCTACTTCTCCTTCATCGACTCCTACTGCCACTGGACCGTGCAGGACTCCCGCGACGGCCGCGTCCTCCTCGACCGCGACCTCCGACAACATGAGCAGCCCCCTGTTTTCAAAGATCTCGCGGTGTGCGACCCCTTGCACCGCCGCTACGTCCTGCTCCCCCCGGTACCTCACGGCCTAGCCGCCTCGCTTGAGCACCCGTTCCCCATGGTAAGCGACGCCCGGTGCAAGGCTTTCCTCGTTCCCCTCGGCAAGGAGGAGGTAGCGGCGGCAGAGACAACATTCAGAGTGATCTTGATGGCAAATTGCAAAACTAGTCTGGCTGCCTTCGTCTTCTCTTCGAGCACTGGGCAATGGCAAGCCTCTGCATCCAAGGTTTGGAGCGATTTGGCCCTTGGCAAGCACGACATGGCCGAGATGTCATGGGTCCACCCTTTTATTCTCAGGCGCCATTTTGCTTACGGCTGCTTCTACTGTGACTGGGTGGAATTCGGGAGTAAAAAGTTACTCTTGCTTGACACCAGGAAGATGGAGTTCTCCATTGCTGACCTCCCGCCCAGGGAATGGAACAAGGAAGGAGGAATAGCCATTGTGGAGGCAGGGGAAGGCAGGCTTGGGATCTTTGGTTTCCATGGTAAAACTTCATCCAATCTCAGCTATACCGTTGCATGGAACAAAGGCGAGAGTCCCAGCCAGTGGGAGGTGGAGAAGACAATCCCACTAGATTCTGGGTACAGATATTTTATCAGAGATGCAACCCAGAG ACGTTGCAGATTCAGAGGGTTTATGAGAAACAGAATTATCATTTACATGAGACATACCCATATATCAACTTTCCACCATCATTGCTGTCTTCAAGGAGAATATGAAGTG ATCCAGGGGAGTTATCAGATCATCTTTCTGTGTTCGAAGCGACCTTGTGTTTTGATAGCATGGACTCTCTTCGCAGATTTGAACACCTACCTTGCTGACAAGATGACGTGTGAGAGCTTAAAGGATTTCAGCTGCCTGTGGTTTTTTGTATGTTGTTCTTGA
- the LOC123161929 gene encoding putative disease resistance protein RGA4, whose amino-acid sequence MAPLSPFKMYILMKNLQSSMPSSPLKDMDTGLPKVELKKSLEKIESAINDACKVLKQLNLPSVSNDNGRPAVATSSRSAGISPLLRVIGRDQDHDKIIAMLHEKENRCHANTISGTCHSVIGIHGIAGSGKSTLARCVYDHEKKQKRENKEGHFEIVIWVHVSQKFDLDSIFRDIFEGATGKKCPKLNSLHTLKEKLEEVLLGKRILLILDDVWYNSRNSEDHEELQKLISPLNVGKAGSIILVTSRTEDALLALGAVQERCIPISDLDDEMFLEMFMYYALGDARVGDHDRTKLEMIGKDIATKLKRSPLVARTVGARLRKNPKVEIWMREKDRDLIKETMGALWWSYQYLDEQVRRCFAYCSIFPRRHRLKRDELVKL is encoded by the exons ATGGCTCCACTAAGTCCATTTAAGATGTATATTCTGATGAAGAATCTCCAGTCTTCCATGCCGAGCTCTCCCCTAAAAGATATG GACACTGGGTTGCCAAAAGTGGAATTGAAGAAAAGCCTAGAGAAGATAGAAAGTGCTATAAATGATGCATGTAAAGTTTTGAAACAACTGAACTTGCCAAGTGTAAGTAATGATAATGGGAGACCTGCCGTTGCTACCAGTTCACGTAGTGCAGGCATTAGTCCTCTGCTACGAGTAATTGGTCGAGATCAGGATCAtgacaagatcatagcaatgcttCATGAGAAGGAAAACCGGTGTCATGCAAACACCATCAGTGGTACATGTCATTCTGTAATAGGCATTCATGGAATCGCCGGGTCTGGGAAATCAACACTTGCACGGTGTGTTTATGATCATGAGAAAAAGCAGAAGCGGGAGAATAAGGAAGGCCATTTCGAGATTGTCATCTGGGTTCACGTTTCACAGAAATTTGACTTGGATTCCATTTTCAGGGACATATTTGAGGGGGCTACAGGGAAAAAATGCCCAAAATTAAACAGTCTTCACACCCTAAAGGAGAAACTGGAGGAGGTACTGCTTGGGAAACGGATATTGTTGATACTTGATGATGTCTGGTACAACAGTAGGAATTCGGAAGACCATGAAGAACTACAAAAGTTAATTTCTCCGCTGAATGTTGGAAAGGCAGGAAGCATAATTTTGGTGACTAGTCGAACTGAAGATGCATTATTAGCTCTGGGTGCTGTTCAAGAGAGATGCATTCCAATATCTGACCTGGATGATGAAATGTTCCTTGAAATGTTCATGTATTATGCACTTGGAGATGCAAGGGTAGGTGACCATGATCGAACAAAACTTGAAATGATTGGGAAGGACATTGCGACAAAGCTGAAGAGATCGCCTCTAGTCGCCAGAACAGTGGGTGCACGGCTCCGTAAAAACCCAAAAGTTGAGATTTGGATGAGAGAGAAGGATCGGGACCTTATTAAAGAGACGATGGGAGCTTTGTGGTGGAGCTACCAGTATCTTGATGAGCAGGTTAGGCGATGCTTCGCTTATTGCAGTATTTTTCCAAGACGACATCGTTTGAAACGTGATGAGTTAGTTAAGTTGTGA